GTCCACCGGTCCGCCCGAGTCACGCCTCCAACCCCAGCCCTGAACTCCCCTCCGGTCGCGGCGTCTGCCGGGCACGGACCTCGTCCGCCTTCAACAGCTCACGCCACGTCGCTGACCGGACGGATACCTTCAGCCGGCCCCGCGTCTCGGACGACAACCCCTTCTCCGAGGCCCTCTTCCGCACGCTGAAGTACCGCCCCTCCTTCCCCCAGCGCCCCTTCGCGTCCGTCGAGGACGCGCGCGCCTGGGTGACGCGCTTCGTGGCCTGGTACAACACCGAGCACCGCCACTCCGCCATTCGCTTCGTCACGCCCGACGACAGGCACTTCGGCTGCGAGCACGCCCTGCTGGCCCGACGCCGCGAGGTGTACCAACGCGCCAAAGCCCGTCACCCCGAGCGCTGGAGCCGCGACACTCGTAACTGGACTCCGATGGGGCCCGTCCGTCTCGGCCCCTCTCCGAACCTCACCCCGGCAGTGCAGGAGATGAAGCGCATCGGCTGAACCCTCTCACGCGACAACAACCTTGACGCTCACCGGCACCGCCTCACAGAGGGGAGCGCCGCCAGCGCGGGCCCTCCCGCGTGCGCGCCAGGGTGGTGTGACGCAGAAAGGGGCTGGGGCGCCCGCAGAACGTGCAGGCGGGAGAAGACGGCGGTGCATGTGGAGGTGGCCTCGCTGCGCTCGGCTCCGCGGTCACCTGCGTGGTGGCCTGGACCGGCGCGAGTGGCACCGTCGCCTCCTGGGCCACCCCCGGGGGAGCCTGATGCGTCACTTTCCCGCGTCGCTCCCGGTAGGCGGCCTGGCGCGCGGCGTGGGCGTGCCGCCCGTCCCGCGTGAGCTGGTAGCGTCGCCCGGCCGCACGCACCGACTCCGCGCGCGCCCTCCTGCTGCAGGCCCGCTCGCAGTAGCGCTGGCCCCGGTCGCACCCGGTGCACAGCTGGAACAGCCGCCGGCACTCCGGCCGCCCGCACACCGCCAACCGCAGCGACTCCACACGCAGCCTCCCGCGCGCGCCGACTTCTGGCGCCACGCCCCGGACTGCGCTACCCCTGCCTCACCGGCCCGCCCCTCTCGCACACCAGGGCGCGCCTCCAGGAGGGCCCTCCAGATGCCGCTGGTGGGCCTTCCGTTTTTCAGGACGCGCGCGACCACGGACTCCACCGGCGTACGCCTCACCCCTCAACTTTTTGGCTGCACACGTCGGCGGTCTCGGCCACGAAGTCAGGGAACTCAGGGCGACCGATGGCCAGGAATCAGCGCTTCCTGGAGACCATCAACACGAGCAGAAGGGTTCGCTCGTGGCGCCCCATCAAGCGCAGCGCAGGCGAGCCGCAGGCCGCCGAGAGCGCCGCCGCGCGGCGCCGAGCTTGGGCGCACGCCGCCCCCACGGACGTCACCCCCGGCTATAGACGCGAGGGGCTGGGGTGCCCATCCAGAAGAGCTCCAGGACCTTGCCCGTCAGCCGCACGCGAAGCATGTCCGAGCCCTCGACGGAGAAGAGGCCATCGCTCGTGAGCGGTGACAGGCGGCTCGCGGGGCGACCCTGGCGCACGAGCCAGAGCGCCCCGTCCCGGAGGACCACCTCGACCTCACCGTACCGGCCCGCCAGGGCCTTCAGCCGGCTCGGGGAGAGCGACACGGGCTGACGCTTCGCCTCGATGCCGATGCGCGCCCAGGTGTACTCCGCGAGGTCCTCGGCCGTGGCGCCGGGGGCCTCCGCCAGCCGCTTCAGCGCGAGCAACTGAGCGAACTCCAGCGCCTCGCCGGGAGGCACCTGCCAGTCCGGCTCGACCCCCGTGCCATCCCAGTTCGACTGGCTGATGGGATGCACGGGGCGCCCCTCCGACACGCTCAGCATGAAGCCCGGGGGCACGGGAATCAGCGCATTGTTGTTCGCCGCGCCCGCCGTCCTGGCGCCCACCAGCTCGCCCAGCTTGAACTGCTTCACGTCGTACGCGAAGTCCTCCGCCGCCGACCCCACCCGCCCGTCAATCAAGACGTACAGCGGGATGCCCTTCAGCCGCCCCGCGGGCACGTGCTCCAGGGAGCGGGACTGCGCGGGGGGACTCGAGCCACTCAGGAACGTCAACAACAGGGTGTCCGGCTCCACGAAGTGGCTGACCAGGTATTGGACCGCCGCGTGCGTGCCGCCACCGTTGCCGCGCAGGTCGATGATGAGGGCATCGCCATCCCGGAGGAAGCGCAGGGCCTCGTCGTACACCGCGCCCGTCTCGTCACGGACCCACTGGAAGCCGGTGATTCGCAGATAGCGAACGTTGCCTGGAAGGATTCTCAGCTCGGCCAGCCCGTGGTGCTGACGCCGGGCCACCTTGCGATGGTAGTCCTCCGCGCTCTCGCTCGGGGCCTGCTTCGCCCCACCCTGCTGCGCGGCGAACCACGCGGGGTCGTGAATCAGATACATGTGCCCGTCCCCGCTGGCCGCCTTCAGGTCCTCGGTGACGTGCGTCGCCAGGTCGGCCGCCGTGTCCCGCGCATAGCGCCCTTCCTTCCGTGCACGCCTCAGGCTCTCGACGATGGGCGCGCGCTTCTCCGGAAAGACATACGCGCGCTGGATGGCCGCTTCGATGGCGCCCAGGGCGGCGTCGAGTTCTTGCGGCGTGAGCTGGACTTGCGCGGAAGCGGGGGGCGGAGGCGGCTTCGCCTGGGAGGGCGACGCCGCGAGCGCGGAGACGAGCAGGGTCAGAACGACGAGGAGCGACTCAGGTGTCTTCTTCACGGGTGTCTCCGGTGTCATCCACGGTGTCGAGTCCCAGCAGCGCTCCGGCGCGTGAGCGCAGGCCGCGCCGCTCCAGCGCCTGGTCCAGCCCGTCCAGGTTCTCCATCAACGTCGGAGCCCCTTCGCGCATCAGCTCGTTCGCCGCCGAGGCGATGGCGGCCCACAACGGGGCCAGGCGCGTGGCCGTCCGTTGCCCCTTCGCGCTGAGCATCAGCCGCTGCCGGCGGCCGTCACGAGGGTCGGGCTTGCTCAGGATGAGCCCCTCGGCCTCCAGCGCGGTGCGAACCTGGCTGACGGCGGCATGGGTAATCCCCAGCCGCTGGGCCAGCTCGCCCACCGTCAACGGCCCGTGCTCGCGGAGGGCCGTGAAGACCGCGTACCAGCGCGGCTCGAACCGCTCGCCCGCGGCGCGATAGAGCGCCAGCACGTCGCGGTCCAGGCGGTCGATCAGACGCCGCAGCCGCGTCCCGAACGCCAGCGTCCCCTGCTTCTTCACATGGTCCACAACTCCGTTATCGCTTACGGAGTTTCGCGACGCAAGGACCCGGGCTCCCCGGCCATGTCCATCGGAGCCCGCGCGACGAGCCGCTTCCTGGCCTGTCGCCACTCGCGCAACGGGGCCCGGCACGGCATAGACTCTCGCGAGGTCTTCCCGATGCTCCTCCTCGCCCTGAGCTGTCTCCAAGGTCGTCCCATGCAGACAGCCGCGGAGGAGTTGCTCGCGCTGGGAGTCGATGGCCTCCAGCTCACCCCGGGCAACGCCCCCACCGAGGGATTTCTGGAGGGGCTCTCCCGGCGAGGCGTCCCCGTTCGCACGCACCACGGCTTCGACGCGCGCGCCCTCCGGGCCCAGGTCTGGTCTCCCCTGGCGGAGTGCCTCGTGTCCTCGGACTCCGTCCACCCGCCCCGGGACGTGGACGCGGCGAGCCCCCACTGGCACGCGCGCGTCGACTCAGGAGACTTCCACGACATGACCTTGGAGACCATGTACCCGGGCTATGCGCTGGGCACGGGCGAGGCCCTCCAGCGGGCCATGGACCTGGGGCTCCGGCTGGCCGTGGACGTCTCGCACCTGCACCTCCAGCGCGCGGCTGAGCGGCTCCCGGATTCCGTCTGGCGCCGCCTCCAGGACTACCCGCACATCGACGAGGTGCACGTCTCCGCCAACCTCGGGGACCGCGACGCGCACCTTCCCCTCACGCCGGACACCTTCGGCCTGGCGTGGGCGCGCGAGCGCCTGGGCGCCGGCGTCCCGGTCATCCTCGAGTGCTACCTGCATCGCCTCTCCCACGACGAACGCCGCACGCAGCTCGACCTGCTCCGAGGCTCCCCATGACAACCCCTCTCATGTACACCCCACAGCAGACGGCCGCGCTCCGAGAGCAGATGCTGAAGGAGCGGGTGGAGCCCACGGTGTGGAAGCACCTCCAGCGCCATCCCCAGCTGCGCTCGGCCATGTTCCTGGTCGCCCAGTACTGGGACGACGAGGCGGACGATGCCGTGCATCACCGGCTCATCTTCTCCGAGCTGGAGACGCCCGACCTCCAGGCGGCCTCCGCCGCCGCCGCCACGGCCGAGTGGGACGCCGTCAACCTGCCGAGTTCCTCCGACGAGGAGCTCCAAGTCGGCCTGGACCTGGCCTACGTCCAGCGCTGGCCCGACAACCACGAGGCCATCCCCCTGTTCGCGGCCTTCACCCGCGAGGACTGCCACCAGGACATGTCCCTGGTGGACGCCTACACCCCCTACGCCCACTTCCAACGCACGCCGCAGGGACTCGTCACACAGGTGGTGGGCGTCATGCTCCGCCCGTGGCTCGACGGCATCCGCCCCGAGTGGATGCCCCAGGACTGACAGGCTCCGCCACGGCCGCCCCCACCGCGCGAGCGAAGGGACTCGAGCGCGGCGGGGCTCGAGAACCCCCGGAAGCGGCTGGCTTCACGCCCCCCGGCTCAGTGGGCCTCCACCAGAAGGGGCGGAGCTTGCCATCACCTCTCCGCCACTCGCACCGACCGGGCATGCACGTCATGGCGTGGCGTGAAGGTCTCTGTGCGCTCAATGGCAATACACATGCATCAGCAACACAACCTCTGTGCTGAGGGTTCACGATTCCCGCGTGCCCAGAAAGGCCAGGGCCGACGGCTCGAACCCGGATGCGACAAGAATCGCGAGCGCACGTTGAGTGTCAGAGCCCATGACCTCCCCACGCCCCTTCGCGGTCATCCTGAGTGTCCTGCTCCCACTCGCCTTCCTCGTCGCGGGATGTTCGGACGACGACACCGTCGAGTGTGACGCCTCCACCTGCTCCGGTTGCTGCCAGGCCGACGGCACCTGCGCGGCGGGAACCGAGACCTCGGCCTGCGGCGTGGGTGGAGCCGCCTGCGATACCTGCGGTGGAGCCCAGCGGTGCCAGGCAGGCGCCTGCGTCGCGAGCTGCAGGGACGCATGCAACGAGGGCGAGGCACGCTGCGAGGCGGGGAGGCGCTCGGTGTGCGAGCGCGGCGCCAATGGCTGCCTGGCGTTCACCGCCGCCCAGGCGTGTCCGGGAACGCAGGTGTGCAGCGATGGCGCCTGCGTGGACGCGTGCACCGACCAGTGCACCGCGGGTGCGCAGCGCTGCGCCACGAACCAACGGCAGGAGACCTGCCAGACGGCGAGCAGCGGCTGCCTCGACTGGGTGGGTCAGGACTGCGCGGCGGGCGAGGCCTGCGGCACCACACGCTGTGAGGCCCCGCCCACCTGCACGCCGGAGTGCCCGGCCGGGCTCACCTGCAACGCGTCCCGGGTCTGCGAGCTGAGCGAGGTGGTTCTCGACTCCCGCCTGGCGACGGTGAGCGGACACCTCACCGTGAACGGCGCGGTCCCCACCTACGACACGGACTTCTGCACCCGGTCTCCCGGCGCCAACCTCGCCATGGTCACCCTCAAGGAAAAGGATTCTCACGCCGAGTTCTCCGCTGACGTCCCGTGCGGCTCCAGCGACTTTCGATTCTCGGCGCGAGTGCCGCATGGAACCTACGACGTCTACGTCAAGCCCATGGAGCAGGACGGCGCCGCGGTCCAGCTGTCTCCGTTCTGGGTGAGGGTGAAGGTCGGCGTGGTGGTCAACGCGGACGTGGCGGACCTCCAGGTGGACGAAGTGGCGCACGCGGTGTCCGGGAAGGTGACCTTCAACGGGAGCGTCCCCACGCTCGCCGACCCTGCCTTCTGCGCCAGCAATCCCACCGCGAAGCTGGTCGATGTCATCTTCAGGCGGCCGGCGGTGTACGAACTGGAGAATCCAGAGGCGACCGTGTCGATAGACTGCGCGCACCGCGGCGAGTTCGACTTCGAGACGCTCCTGCCGCCGGGGGACTTCAGGGTCCTGGTCCGTCCCCACCATCCCGCGTCCCCGGCCGGTCCGCGCATCCTCCCTGGACGCCTGCTCATGCCTGACCCACTGACTGTCTCGGGGCCCGTGTCCAACCTCGTCTACGACGAGGTCGGGTACCCGGTGAGCGGGAGAATCACCGTCAACGGCGTGACGCCCACCTTGAGGTCCGGGACGTGCTCCTCGTCGCGCATCGTCGCGAAGCTCAATTTCAGAAACACCGCTGGCTACACGGGGACCCTCGACGTCCCCTGCACTCCGGACTTCAGCTTCTCCCTCCTCGTCCCGCCCGGGACCCTCTCGCTCGATGTCATGGATGGGGGCGACCAGAATGTGCCGGTGACCCACCTGCCCGCCGTCGGGCTGTCCAAGTCCATCACGGCGAGCGGGCCGCTCACGGACGTGGTGCTCGACGAGGTCGCGTACCCGGTCTCCGGCAGGGTCACGGTCAACGGCGCGGCGCCCCAGTTGAAGCGTCCGTGCACCTTGATGGACCGGGTCGGCGTGATCTTCAGCAGGGAGGGCGGCGGCTATGGCTGGACGTTCTTCTCGTGCGGCGACGACTTCCGGTTCAGCACCGCGCTCCCGGCGGGGACCTATCAAGTCCGTCTCGAGCCGTTCTACTCCTTGGCGGCCCACCTGGTCGAATCATCCTACGTGTTCCCGGACCCGCTCATCGTCTCCGGCGCGATGAGCGACGTGGTCCTGGACCAGGTGGCGTATCCGCTCTCCGGGAGGCTCACGGTCAACGGGGCAACGCCCACGGGCCATGAGACGTACTGCGGCCAGACCGGCAATGAGCGCGCCGAGCTCATGAGGCTGTGGTTCTACGCCACAGGCGCTGGCCAGGCGTCGTTTCATACCAAGCTCACGTGCTCGGAGCCCGACTTCACCTTCTCGACCCTGGTGCCCGCGGGCACCTACGACGTCTATACGGCGCGCAGAGCCCCCGGCAACGCCAGCGAGGGATTCTTCCCGAGGCTCACCCTCAGCGCGCCGACCACCGGCCTGCGCTACGACCGAACAGCGCGTCTGGTGTCGGGCAAGCTGACGGTGAATGACCTGCCGCCCACGGTGGATGCCACCTACTGCGCGAACCCCTCCAACCAGGACTCGGTCCTCGCCACCCTCCAGTTCCGGGCCAGCGACATGGCACTCGAACAGAGGGGGTATACCGCGTACGTGCGATGCCGGGACCCGAACTTCGGCTTCAGCGTCTGGCTCCCGCCTGGCCGCTACAACGTGTCGGTGCAGCAGGGCACCGCGGGCGCGGGCCTGAACTTCGCGGACGGTCCCGCGCTGGTGCCGAAGGTCTTGCAGGTCCCGTGAGCTGACACCTCTCGCTCCGAGAGAGAGCGCGCGCAGCCCCCAGGCGCGCGCGGTCTGTGACCAGGCAAGAGACTTGTGGTGTGCACCGCCATGGTGTACCACTGGTACACCATGCCTCTTCCCCGCTTCCATCGCCTGCCGGAAGAGCGGCAGCGGGAGATCCTCGATGTCGCGCGCGAGCACTTCGCTCGGGACGGCATCGTCGGCGCCTCCTACAACCAGCTCATCGCGGCTGCCGGCATCTCGAAGACGGCCGCCTACCAGTACTTCGACGGCAAGGAAGACCTCGCGGCGACCGTCCTCTCGGACGTCAGCGCCCGGGTCCTGGGAGTGCTTGGGACGTGGGAGGCGGCGCCCTCGGCGCGCGCCTTCTGGGAGAAGCTGCGCCAGAGCAGCGCCCGGCTCGTCGAGCACCTCGCGAGGACGCCCGAGGACCTGGCGCTCCTGGGGGCCGCGCCCGAGAGCGGGCTCGACGCGACGAGCCTGAGCTGGTTCGAGGCCATGGTGGATGACGGCCTGCGGCTTGGCGTCATCCGGAGCGACGTGGACCGGGCGCTCCTCCTTGGCGTGACGCGCGCCTTCTTCCAGGCCGCGGACGCCTGGGCCCTGAGGGGGATGCGCGCCGGGGCTCCGGTGGACCTGACGGCCATCTGGAGCCTGCTCGAAGGGCTGTGGTCGCCGCGAAAACCTCGCAGGACGGGAGCAACGCCATGAGAGACGACCTGCGCATCGACTGGACGATTCCCGCGACGCCCGCGGGTTGGGAGGGAGGGCTCGAGCGCTTCATGGGCCCTGGCAGGAGCCGGGTGGAGCTCGCCGTGGAGCTGGGGGGCGGCGCGGTGACCGCTGGACTCCTGGGGCTGCTCATCTGGCGCGGGCCCGAGCGCGATGCCTGGTCCTGGCCCCAGACGCTGGTGGTCGTCCTGATCGCGCTCGACCTGGTGGGTGGTGTCCTGACCAACGCCACGAATGCCGCCAAGCGCTGGTATCACCGCGACGCGAACCCCTGGCCACGGCTGGGCTTCGTCGCCTCGCACCTGCTGCACCTCACCGCGGTGGGCCTCCTGCTCCTGGGCCAGGATTGGACCTGGAGCCTCAGCAACGCGGTGCTCCTGTTGGGAAGCGCGGTCCTCATCGAGCGAATCCCGGCGGAGGGCAAGCGGCCCGTGGCGATGGCGGCGTTCATGGTGGCGCTCATCGTCAACCTGGCCCTGTTTCCATTGCCGCCGTCGCTCGCCTGGATTCCGCCGCTCTTCTACTTGAAGCTGCTCGTCGGGCACCTGGTTCCGGAAGCGCCGCTCTACCGGCGGGACGGGCCCCGTGGTTATTGAGATTCGGGAAGACGCCCCCATCACTCCGTGCGCGAGCGTGCTCGCCAGCGCCTTTTCCCTCGAGCCCGGCATGGACTGGGTCTGTGGCCCGAACGAGGCCATGCTGCGCGCCTGGTTCACCGCGACACTCGCGTTGAGCGAATCACTCCCGGATGCGCGCCGCTACGCGGCGGCGCGAGGGGACGAGCTCCTCGCGAGCGCCGTGCTCAGCCCGCCCTCGCAGAAGCCAGGCGTGTCACGGCAGCTTCGCTGGCTTCTCGCGACGGGCCGCGCCTGTGGGTGGCGCTGCGTCCAGCGCACGCTCCGCTACCTTCGGGCGACCGAGCCATTGAAGCCCTCGGGGCATTGGACGCTGGAGTTCATCGGCGTCGCCAGCCAGGCACGTGGCCAGGGCCTCGCGCGGGTGCTGCTGGAGCGCATCGAGCGGTCCGTGCCCGGGGCCCCGTTGTTCCTCACGACGGCGGATCCACGCAACGTGCCCATGTACCGGCACCTCGGCTTCATCGAGCGCCATGCGCTCGAGTTGGACGGGTTGTCCATCACCGCGATGACCCGGGCGCCCCGCGACGCAGAAGAACCCGACACTCGCCGCCCATGAAGCCCCACCTCCGGCCGAGCCCCCCACCGTGCCCCGGGCCAGGCCCGGTCCATGGCCCTCATCGAGAGCGGACGCGTATTCGAGGGACTGGGCAGTCTCCTCGCAGGCTGAACGTGGGCCTCCGGAGCCGGTTCTTCGCCGCCCTCTTCTCGCGCCCATCGAGCGCGCAGCGGGGACGCGGGGCATCGGCGCCACGGGCCATCGGGTGATGGCGCATCGAACACGTCCGACGTGAAGGTCCTGCTCGAGCACCCCAGCGAAAGCCCACTCGCGGCGTCCGCTGCCTCGGTGTAGCGCGCTCCTCTCCGCGTCGAAATCGTCGGAACGCTCGCGGTGGCTCTCACGCTTTCCCATCACCGTGTTCCACGGCAGGCCCGCCTGCGCGCCTTCGAGTATCAGTCCCCGAAGAGCATGCGCTCATCTCCTGTCGTGTTCGGCGACAGAGGGCGGATCGTCGCCGCCCCAGGCTCAGCGTCTAGCGGTCTTGGCTTGCATGGCTTGCTCTCTCGAAACGGCGATCGGGCACCAGCCACATCAGTGCAACCAGCACATAGACTGCCTCCGAGACATATTCGTTGAGAAAGGCGCTGACGATACCGACCAGATAGAGCACCGGCGAAATCTTGCCCTTGAAGTCGCGCCCGACCGCCACCGCCAGGGTGGATTTCCGGCCGTGCGTTTTGACCATGGTCCTTTGAAGCAGCAACCAGGCGAAGGCGCACATCAGCAGCACGGACCCATAGAGCGCCAGGGGCACGGACGTGAAATGGTTCTCACCCATCCAGCCGGTGGCGAAGGGAATCATCGACAGCCAGAACAGCAGGTACAGGTTCGCCCACAGCAGACCGCCGCTGACATGGTCGATGGTGTGCAGGAGGTGATGGTGGTTGTTCCAGTAGATGCCGATGTAGATGAAGCTGAGCACATAGCTGAGGAAGACCGGAACCAGCGGCTTCAGATCGGCCAGCTCGCTGCCGTGCGGAACCTTGAGTTCGAGCACCATGATGGTGATGAGGATGGCGATGACGCCGTCGCTGAAGGCCTCCAGTCTGGTTTTGCCCATGCTGTCCCCCCGCGCTGTCCAGGCCGCCCTGCGGGCGACCATGGCCTCGGTCAGGTCGTCATGATAATCCGGCGCGGCGCGGAACGGACGGGCTGAATCGATTCAGCGAATGCAGGCCGGCGGCATTGTCCGCGCTGTCCTCGAGCCGGACAGGGCTCCCGCCCTTCCTATGCTCCCCGCCGCTGACTCTCGAGGTACGCGTCGAACACCTCCGTGATGGCGCTCGCCACGGCACGGACGCGGGGGACCTTGCGAAGCTCCTCGTGCATCACCAGGCGGAAGTCGAGCGAGGGGCCGGGGGTTTCGAGCCGCACGCGCACGAGCCCACGTTGCTCGTCCACCGCGCCAAGCGCGCCGATGACGAGCCCCATGCCCGCGCGCGCGGCGTGCATCCGGGCCGCGACGGAGTTGGAGCGCAGGGGGAAGCGGTACGCGCCGCGCTGGAGGAGCCAGTCCGACATACAGGGCCGGCGCCCCACGGACTCGTCGACAATGAAGTCATGCGCGGAGAAGTCCGCGTCGGCCAGCCGCCGTGAGGGCAGGTGTCGTTTCAGGTAGTCGCGGCTGGCGAAGAGGCCGGAGATGACCTCACCCAGCGGCTTCTCGATGAGGACGGGGGATGCGTCGGCACGGGTGCGCGCGCCCACCGGGGAGACCGCTCGCAGGCCGAGGTCCGCCTCGCGGGTGGAGAGGTCGGCGTAGCGCTGCTCGGTGACGATTTCGACGTGGATCTCCGGGTGGGCCCGCCGCGCGCGGATGGCGGCCTCGGCGATGTGAGGCGCGAAGCCGTCGGACACGGAGACGCGCACCGAGCCCGCGAACGGAGACGCGGCGGCGTCACGGGCGCGGGCAGCCAGGGCGTGCTCGAACTGCTCGGCCATCCGGGCGAGCTCCTCCGCCTCGGGCTCCAGCCGGACGCCGCGCGCGGTGCGATGGACCAGCGTGCGGCCCAGGCCCTCCTCCAACTTGCCGACGCGTCGCATGACGGTGGACGCGGAGAGGCCCAGGCGTGCGCCCGCCGCGAGGAAG
The genomic region above belongs to Myxococcus stipitatus and contains:
- a CDS encoding TMEM175 family protein; its protein translation is MGKTRLEAFSDGVIAILITIMVLELKVPHGSELADLKPLVPVFLSYVLSFIYIGIYWNNHHHLLHTIDHVSGGLLWANLYLLFWLSMIPFATGWMGENHFTSVPLALYGSVLLMCAFAWLLLQRTMVKTHGRKSTLAVAVGRDFKGKISPVLYLVGIVSAFLNEYVSEAVYVLVALMWLVPDRRFERASHASQDR
- a CDS encoding LysR family transcriptional regulator; amino-acid sequence: MSWDDYRLLLELRRHGSFLAAGARLGLSASTVMRRVGKLEEGLGRTLVHRTARGVRLEPEAEELARMAEQFEHALAARARDAAASPFAGSVRVSVSDGFAPHIAEAAIRARRAHPEIHVEIVTEQRYADLSTREADLGLRAVSPVGARTRADASPVLIEKPLGEVISGLFASRDYLKRHLPSRRLADADFSAHDFIVDESVGRRPCMSDWLLQRGAYRFPLRSNSVAARMHAARAGMGLVIGALGAVDEQRGLVRVRLETPGPSLDFRLVMHEELRKVPRVRAVASAITEVFDAYLESQRRGA
- a CDS encoding integrase core domain-containing protein, which codes for PPVRPSHASNPSPELPSGRGVCRARTSSAFNSSRHVADRTDTFSRPRVSDDNPFSEALFRTLKYRPSFPQRPFASVEDARAWVTRFVAWYNTEHRHSAIRFVTPDDRHFGCEHALLARRREVYQRAKARHPERWSRDTRNWTPMGPVRLGPSPNLTPAVQEMKRIG
- a CDS encoding TetR/AcrR family transcriptional regulator, yielding MVYHWYTMPLPRFHRLPEERQREILDVAREHFARDGIVGASYNQLIAAAGISKTAAYQYFDGKEDLAATVLSDVSARVLGVLGTWEAAPSARAFWEKLRQSSARLVEHLARTPEDLALLGAAPESGLDATSLSWFEAMVDDGLRLGVIRSDVDRALLLGVTRAFFQAADAWALRGMRAGAPVDLTAIWSLLEGLWSPRKPRRTGATP
- a CDS encoding GNAT family N-acetyltransferase, which translates into the protein MDWVCGPNEAMLRAWFTATLALSESLPDARRYAAARGDELLASAVLSPPSQKPGVSRQLRWLLATGRACGWRCVQRTLRYLRATEPLKPSGHWTLEFIGVASQARGQGLARVLLERIERSVPGAPLFLTTADPRNVPMYRHLGFIERHALELDGLSITAMTRAPRDAEEPDTRRP
- a CDS encoding MarR family winged helix-turn-helix transcriptional regulator; the protein is MKKQGTLAFGTRLRRLIDRLDRDVLALYRAAGERFEPRWYAVFTALREHGPLTVGELAQRLGITHAAVSQVRTALEAEGLILSKPDPRDGRRQRLMLSAKGQRTATRLAPLWAAIASAANELMREGAPTLMENLDGLDQALERRGLRSRAGALLGLDTVDDTGDTREEDT
- a CDS encoding S41 family peptidase translates to MKKTPESLLVVLTLLVSALAASPSQAKPPPPPASAQVQLTPQELDAALGAIEAAIQRAYVFPEKRAPIVESLRRARKEGRYARDTAADLATHVTEDLKAASGDGHMYLIHDPAWFAAQQGGAKQAPSESAEDYHRKVARRQHHGLAELRILPGNVRYLRITGFQWVRDETGAVYDEALRFLRDGDALIIDLRGNGGGTHAAVQYLVSHFVEPDTLLLTFLSGSSPPAQSRSLEHVPAGRLKGIPLYVLIDGRVGSAAEDFAYDVKQFKLGELVGARTAGAANNNALIPVPPGFMLSVSEGRPVHPISQSNWDGTGVEPDWQVPPGEALEFAQLLALKRLAEAPGATAEDLAEYTWARIGIEAKRQPVSLSPSRLKALAGRYGEVEVVLRDGALWLVRQGRPASRLSPLTSDGLFSVEGSDMLRVRLTGKVLELFWMGTPAPRVYSRG